In Capillimicrobium parvum, a genomic segment contains:
- a CDS encoding DMT family transporter, translating into MSRRPAAAVPYVLLGVTVFFWGSAFHATAVGTEHASAVVFSTLRALPAALVLLAVTALVRGSIPRGRTLAWAALSGLLMVTLTFEGIAEGTTLAGAGNAAVLVNTTPFFVLLLGRAFLGERIANWGVIGLVTAFVGVVVMVSSQLGGDASTGDLALGMGIALASGAGFGVGTLIVKATATRYPETDLKGFAAVQHLVGGIALIPLALAYGDIGDTDWGSADLWGAIAWVAIGSSAIASLAYFTALRAIPAARASAWQFLAPVVAVVVEVAYGNTPDGIVLAGMGLVIAGVAVVSIAPARAAARAGRAARDRRLALEVEPGLARRPAAVNRQEVPGDE; encoded by the coding sequence ATGAGCCGCCGTCCCGCTGCCGCCGTCCCCTACGTCCTGCTCGGCGTCACCGTCTTCTTCTGGGGCAGCGCGTTCCATGCCACGGCGGTCGGCACCGAGCACGCTTCGGCGGTGGTCTTCTCCACCCTGCGCGCCCTGCCGGCCGCGCTCGTGCTGCTCGCCGTCACGGCCCTGGTGCGGGGCAGCATCCCGCGCGGGCGAACGCTGGCGTGGGCGGCGCTCTCGGGCCTGCTGATGGTGACGCTCACGTTCGAGGGCATCGCCGAGGGCACCACGCTGGCCGGCGCCGGGAACGCGGCCGTGCTCGTCAACACCACCCCGTTCTTCGTGCTGCTGCTGGGGCGCGCGTTCCTCGGCGAGCGGATCGCCAACTGGGGCGTCATCGGGCTCGTCACGGCGTTCGTCGGCGTCGTGGTGATGGTCTCCTCCCAGCTCGGCGGCGACGCCAGCACGGGCGACCTCGCGCTCGGCATGGGCATCGCGCTGGCCTCTGGGGCCGGGTTCGGCGTCGGCACCCTGATCGTCAAGGCCACGGCCACGCGCTATCCGGAGACCGACCTCAAGGGCTTCGCCGCCGTCCAGCACCTCGTGGGCGGGATCGCGCTCATCCCGCTGGCGCTCGCCTACGGCGACATCGGGGACACCGACTGGGGCTCCGCGGACCTGTGGGGCGCCATCGCCTGGGTCGCGATCGGCAGCTCGGCGATCGCGTCGCTGGCCTACTTCACGGCGCTGCGAGCCATCCCGGCGGCACGCGCGAGCGCGTGGCAGTTCCTCGCGCCGGTGGTCGCGGTCGTCGTCGAGGTCGCCTACGGCAACACGCCCGATGGGATCGTGCTCGCGGGCATGGGGCTGGTCATCGCCGGCGTCGCGGTGGTGAGCATCGCGCCGGCGCGCGCCGCGGCCCGCGCCGGGCGGGCGGCGCGCGACCGCCGGCTTGCCCTAGAGGTCGAGCCCGGGCTCGCCCGCCGTCCAGCCGCCGTCAACCGGCAGGAGGTGCCCGGTGATGAGTGA
- a CDS encoding SDR family NAD(P)-dependent oxidoreductase — MSDFKIDFGLSGRVVAVTGSAQGIGQGVAAAAAEAGADIALIDLDEGRLADTAGLVEATGRRVLSLGVDVGDRTAVMAAFEQIVGTLGRVDGVVNCAAVISENVPAEEASEEDLDLLWRVNVKGSLFTAQAAFPNMRARGSGSIVNLASQAAILSLPHQVVYTATKGAIAAMTRSQAIDWAPHGIRVNAIAPTFVWTPMAEPMLRIQQVHDASVKRIPLGRIGQPEDIAGAAVFLCSDAASLITGHLLPVDGGWTAGEPGLDL; from the coding sequence ATGTCGGACTTCAAGATCGACTTCGGGCTTTCGGGGCGCGTCGTCGCGGTCACGGGCTCGGCGCAGGGCATCGGCCAGGGCGTCGCCGCCGCGGCGGCGGAGGCCGGGGCCGACATCGCGCTCATCGACCTCGACGAGGGGCGCCTGGCCGACACCGCGGGCCTCGTCGAGGCGACGGGGCGCCGCGTCCTCAGCCTCGGCGTCGACGTGGGCGACCGCACGGCGGTCATGGCCGCGTTCGAGCAGATCGTGGGCACGCTCGGGCGCGTCGACGGCGTCGTGAACTGCGCGGCGGTCATCAGCGAGAACGTTCCGGCCGAGGAGGCGTCCGAGGAGGACCTCGACCTCCTATGGCGCGTCAACGTGAAGGGCAGCCTGTTCACCGCGCAGGCCGCCTTCCCGAACATGCGCGCCCGCGGCAGCGGCTCCATCGTGAACCTCGCCTCGCAGGCGGCGATCCTCTCGCTGCCCCACCAGGTCGTCTACACGGCCACGAAGGGCGCGATCGCGGCGATGACCCGCAGTCAGGCGATCGACTGGGCGCCGCACGGCATCCGGGTCAACGCGATCGCCCCGACGTTCGTGTGGACGCCGATGGCGGAGCCGATGCTGCGCATCCAGCAGGTCCACGACGCGTCGGTCAAGCGGATCCCGCTCGGGCGCATCGGTCAGCCCGAGGACATCGCCGGGGCCGCGGTCTTCCTCTGCTCCGACGCCGCGTCACTCATCACCGGGCACCTCCTGCCGGTTGACGGCGGCTGGACGGCGGGCGAGCCCGGGCTCGACCTCTAG
- a CDS encoding aldehyde dehydrogenase, producing the protein MSASAVTEYQMVIGGQSVPASGGRTLDSVDPATGDTWARIPDATPEDVDRAVAAARSALRDPAWAGLTASARGRLLTDLAALVEEEADALARIETRDNGKLLRETSAQAHALGRWYRYFGGLADKIEGSVPPIDFPSVMNFTVREPVGVVAAIAPWNSPLLLATWKLAPALAAGNAVVAKPSEYTSASLIELAQLFERAGFPPGVLNVITGTGAGAGAALTGHPGIDHIAFTGGPESARAIGHAAADRLTPATYELGGKSANVVFEDAQLDAAEAGVLAGIFAASGQTCIAGSRLLVQRTIAEDFSARIVARTEAIRLGDPTAPDTQMGPAATAPQRERIAGAVERAVAGGATLAAGGRIPDDPALGRGLYYAPTVLTDVTPESEIAQTEVFGPVLAVIPFEDEADAVRIANATPYALAAGVWTRDVKRAHRMARALDAGTIWVNTYRAVSPLSPFGGSGLSGFGRENGMEAITAFTKTKSVWIELSEDVQDPFVLRV; encoded by the coding sequence ATGAGCGCCAGCGCCGTGACCGAGTACCAGATGGTGATCGGCGGGCAGTCCGTGCCCGCCTCGGGCGGCCGCACCCTCGACAGCGTCGACCCGGCCACGGGCGACACGTGGGCGCGGATCCCGGATGCGACGCCCGAGGACGTCGACCGCGCCGTGGCCGCCGCCCGGTCCGCCTTGCGCGACCCGGCCTGGGCGGGTCTCACGGCGTCCGCCCGCGGGCGCCTGCTGACCGACCTCGCTGCCCTCGTCGAGGAGGAGGCCGACGCGCTGGCCCGCATCGAGACGCGCGACAACGGCAAGCTGCTGCGCGAGACCAGCGCGCAGGCCCACGCGCTCGGGCGCTGGTACCGCTACTTCGGCGGGCTGGCCGACAAGATCGAGGGCAGCGTCCCGCCGATCGACTTCCCGAGCGTCATGAACTTCACCGTGCGCGAGCCCGTGGGCGTCGTCGCCGCGATCGCGCCGTGGAACTCGCCGCTGCTGCTCGCCACGTGGAAGCTCGCGCCCGCGCTCGCGGCCGGCAACGCGGTGGTGGCCAAGCCGAGCGAGTACACGTCCGCGTCGCTGATCGAGCTGGCGCAGCTGTTCGAGCGCGCGGGCTTCCCGCCCGGCGTGCTCAACGTGATCACGGGGACGGGGGCGGGCGCGGGCGCCGCGCTCACCGGCCACCCGGGCATCGACCACATCGCCTTCACCGGCGGACCCGAGAGCGCCCGGGCCATCGGCCACGCCGCGGCCGACCGGCTGACGCCCGCGACCTACGAGCTCGGCGGCAAGTCGGCCAACGTCGTCTTCGAGGACGCCCAGCTCGACGCGGCCGAGGCCGGCGTGCTCGCCGGGATCTTCGCCGCGTCCGGACAGACCTGCATCGCCGGCTCGCGCCTGCTCGTGCAGCGGACGATCGCCGAGGACTTCTCCGCGCGGATCGTGGCGCGCACCGAGGCGATCCGCCTCGGCGACCCGACCGCGCCCGACACGCAGATGGGCCCGGCGGCCACGGCCCCGCAGCGCGAGCGGATCGCCGGCGCGGTCGAGCGGGCGGTCGCCGGGGGCGCCACGCTGGCGGCGGGCGGCCGCATCCCCGACGACCCGGCGCTCGGCCGCGGGCTCTACTACGCGCCGACCGTCCTCACCGACGTCACCCCCGAGAGCGAGATCGCGCAGACCGAGGTCTTCGGGCCGGTGCTCGCCGTCATCCCGTTCGAGGACGAGGCCGACGCGGTGCGCATCGCCAACGCGACGCCGTACGCGCTGGCCGCGGGGGTCTGGACCCGCGACGTCAAGCGCGCGCACCGCATGGCGCGGGCGCTCGACGCCGGCACGATCTGGGTCAACACGTACCGCGCCGTCTCGCCGCTGTCGCCGTTCGGCGGCTCGGGCCTCAGCGGCTTCGGCCGCGAGAACGGGATGGAGGCGATCACCGCGTTCACGAAGACGAAGAGCGTGTGGATCGAGCTCTCCGAGGACGTCCAGGACCCGTTCGTCCTCCGGGTCTGA
- a CDS encoding LLM class flavin-dependent oxidoreductase: protein MEGTGARIQLGLFVSGQHPPQRNPAEAIREHLEQVELARELGFASVFAGQHFLSDPFAMFQSIPLLARLAASADGMIVGTGIVLLPLLNPVEVAENAATLHAICGGRHVLGVGIGYRAAENAAFGLGPGRAAVLEAKLDVVRRLLAGESVTASGPGYALEGARLALVPERPPPIWMAANGDRAVARAARLSDAWMVNPHTRLDELARQMQIFRAERAAAGLPPSACTPVIKEVCVAETDAAAMEAARPWLKGKYDAYVDWGQSEVLPPADTLRREFDELTAGGRFVLGSPETCTAILAQHVDRLGADHVICRVQWPGMPQEHVLRSLRLLAREVLPALRGNAAGGGRP from the coding sequence ATGGAGGGCACCGGCGCACGGATCCAGCTCGGCCTGTTCGTCTCCGGCCAGCACCCGCCCCAGCGCAACCCCGCCGAGGCGATCCGCGAGCACCTCGAGCAGGTCGAGCTGGCGCGCGAGCTGGGGTTCGCCTCCGTGTTCGCGGGCCAGCACTTCCTCTCCGACCCCTTCGCGATGTTCCAGAGCATCCCGCTGCTGGCCCGGCTCGCCGCCTCGGCCGACGGGATGATCGTCGGGACCGGCATCGTGCTGCTGCCGCTGCTGAACCCGGTGGAGGTCGCGGAGAACGCGGCGACGCTGCATGCGATTTGCGGCGGGCGCCACGTCCTCGGCGTGGGCATCGGCTACCGCGCCGCCGAGAACGCGGCCTTCGGCCTCGGGCCCGGCCGCGCCGCCGTGCTGGAGGCCAAGCTCGACGTCGTGCGCCGGCTGCTGGCCGGCGAGTCCGTCACCGCTTCCGGCCCGGGGTACGCGCTCGAGGGCGCGCGCCTCGCGCTGGTGCCCGAGCGCCCGCCGCCGATCTGGATGGCCGCCAACGGCGACCGCGCCGTCGCGCGCGCCGCGCGGCTGTCCGACGCGTGGATGGTCAACCCGCACACGCGGCTGGACGAGCTCGCACGCCAGATGCAGATCTTCCGCGCCGAGCGCGCCGCCGCGGGGCTGCCGCCCTCGGCCTGCACGCCGGTGATCAAGGAGGTCTGCGTCGCCGAGACGGACGCCGCGGCGATGGAGGCGGCGCGACCGTGGCTGAAGGGCAAGTACGACGCCTACGTGGACTGGGGCCAGAGCGAGGTGCTGCCGCCGGCCGACACGCTGCGGCGCGAGTTCGACGAGCTGACGGCGGGTGGGAGGTTCGTGCTCGGATCGCCGGAGACGTGCACGGCCATCCTGGCCCAGCACGTCGACCGGCTCGGCGCGGACCACGTCATCTGCCGCGTGCAGTGGCCGGGGATGCCGCAGGAGCACGTGCTGCGCTCGCTGCGGCTGCTGGCGCGCGAGGTGCTCCCGGCCCTGCGCGGGAACGCGGCAGGAGGAGGGCGGCCATGA
- a CDS encoding SDR family NAD(P)-dependent oxidoreductase has translation MRLSGKRIVVTGAASGIGREVVARCREEGARVAPVDRDAGEVEGQGVHVADVTDAAAVQRAIEAAVAEMGGLDVVVNNAGIPMVGAVHELAEDDWDRALAVDLKSVFLVSRAAWPHLRESGGGAIANTASVAGQWGTPGQAAYATAKAGVVMLTRCMALDGAKDGIRVNAVAPGFVATPMLERYLDAQEAPAAARTGVEALHPLGRLGVPRDIADAFVYLVSDEARWVTGATLAVDGGFTAGIHG, from the coding sequence ATGAGGCTCTCGGGCAAGCGGATCGTCGTGACCGGCGCGGCGTCGGGAATCGGGCGCGAGGTCGTCGCGCGCTGCCGGGAGGAGGGCGCGCGCGTCGCGCCGGTCGACCGGGACGCGGGCGAGGTCGAGGGCCAGGGCGTCCACGTCGCCGACGTCACCGACGCGGCCGCGGTGCAGCGGGCGATCGAGGCGGCCGTCGCCGAGATGGGCGGCCTGGACGTCGTCGTCAACAACGCGGGCATCCCGATGGTCGGCGCGGTCCACGAGCTCGCCGAGGACGACTGGGACCGCGCGCTCGCCGTGGACCTCAAGTCGGTGTTCCTCGTGTCGCGCGCGGCGTGGCCGCACCTGCGCGAGTCGGGCGGCGGCGCGATCGCCAACACCGCCTCCGTCGCCGGGCAGTGGGGGACGCCGGGCCAGGCCGCCTACGCGACGGCGAAGGCCGGCGTCGTGATGCTCACGAGGTGCATGGCGCTCGACGGCGCGAAGGACGGCATCCGGGTCAACGCCGTCGCCCCGGGCTTCGTGGCGACCCCGATGCTCGAGCGCTACCTGGATGCGCAGGAGGCCCCGGCGGCCGCGCGCACCGGCGTCGAGGCGCTGCACCCGCTCGGCCGCCTCGGCGTCCCGCGCGACATCGCCGACGCGTTCGTGTACCTCGTCTCCGACGAGGCGCGCTGGGTGACCGGCGCGACGCTCGCGGTCGACGGCGGCTTCACGGCCGGCATCCACGGCTGA
- a CDS encoding tartrate dehydrogenase, whose translation MRELNIAVIPGDGIGPEVIPQAVAALEAAAASHGGLRIAAESFPWGSEHYLEHGHVMPDDGPERLAGFDAILAGPVGDPRIPDTVTVWGLILALRQAFDQYVNLRPAQLLTGVRGPLADVPPESVDMVFVRENTEGEYGGAGGRVHRDRPAEVAVETSVFTRSGIERIVRYAFEHARAAGRRRVTSATKSNALRHAMPLWDEVFAEVAADYADIEHDSCLIDALVARMVSRPDSLDVVVASNLFGDILTDLGAAIAGSMGLAPSANLDPTRRSPSLFQAIHGSAPDIAGRGIANPIAEIWSAAMLLEFAGEQEAGAALMEAVRETVADPARRTTDLGGSASTAEVGTAVCAAVAARATA comes from the coding sequence GTGCGCGAGCTCAACATCGCCGTCATCCCGGGCGACGGGATCGGCCCCGAGGTCATCCCCCAGGCGGTCGCGGCCCTCGAGGCCGCCGCCGCGTCGCACGGCGGTCTGCGGATCGCCGCCGAGAGCTTCCCGTGGGGCTCCGAGCACTACCTGGAGCACGGGCACGTGATGCCCGACGACGGCCCGGAGCGCCTTGCCGGGTTCGACGCGATCCTCGCCGGCCCGGTCGGCGACCCGCGAATCCCCGACACCGTGACGGTGTGGGGGCTCATCCTCGCGCTGCGCCAGGCGTTCGACCAATACGTGAACCTGCGCCCCGCGCAGCTGCTGACCGGCGTGCGCGGGCCGCTGGCCGACGTGCCGCCCGAGTCGGTCGACATGGTCTTCGTCCGCGAGAACACCGAGGGCGAGTACGGCGGCGCGGGCGGACGGGTGCACCGCGACCGGCCCGCCGAGGTGGCGGTCGAGACCTCGGTGTTCACGCGCTCGGGGATCGAGCGGATCGTGCGCTACGCCTTCGAGCACGCGCGCGCCGCGGGCCGGCGCCGGGTGACGAGCGCGACGAAGTCCAATGCGCTGCGCCACGCGATGCCGCTGTGGGACGAGGTCTTCGCCGAGGTGGCGGCCGACTACGCCGACATCGAGCACGACTCCTGCCTCATCGACGCGCTCGTGGCGCGGATGGTCAGCCGGCCGGACTCGCTGGACGTCGTCGTGGCGAGCAACCTGTTCGGCGACATCCTCACCGACCTCGGCGCGGCGATCGCCGGGAGCATGGGGCTCGCGCCGAGCGCGAACCTGGATCCGACGCGCCGCAGCCCGAGCCTCTTCCAGGCCATCCACGGCTCGGCGCCCGACATCGCCGGGCGCGGGATCGCCAACCCGATCGCGGAGATCTGGTCGGCCGCCATGCTGCTCGAGTTCGCCGGCGAGCAGGAGGCCGGCGCGGCGCTCATGGAGGCCGTGCGCGAGACGGTCGCCGACCCGGCGCGGCGCACGACCGACCTGGGCGGCAGCGCATCCACGGCCGAGGTCGGCACGGCGGTGTGCGCGGCGGTCGCGGCCCGGGCGACCGCCTGA
- a CDS encoding acetamidase/formamidase family protein, translating into MTVHRLAVERTRSILDDPQGAHNRLHPGVPPVLTIDPGDELEVECRDGMDGELLRAGSSAALAHIGLDANHSLTGPVVVRGAQPGDVLAVDILEVQPDPEGATAVIPGFGLLAGYFDAPFLVRWRIADGVARSDDLPGIAIRARPFLGAIAVAPSAPLLAQAREREAALARTGAMVLGPEPNAAVPGGAIGAEGLRTIPPRENGGNLDIRQLTAGSLLLLPVHVPGALLSLGDIHVAQGDGESCGTAIEASGIARVRVDLRAPGSGGWTPRFPAFEHTEEPAPRPRRWFATTGIPLTDDGENAGLDLRLAARRALEELVGWLVAERGLRAEQAYVLASVAADLRISQAVNVPNGMVSALLPLDVFEG; encoded by the coding sequence ATGACGGTGCACCGGCTCGCCGTGGAGCGCACGCGGTCGATCCTCGACGACCCGCAGGGCGCCCACAACCGGCTGCATCCCGGCGTGCCGCCCGTGTTGACGATCGACCCGGGCGACGAGTTGGAGGTCGAGTGCCGCGACGGCATGGACGGCGAGCTGCTGCGCGCCGGCTCGTCGGCCGCCCTCGCGCACATCGGGCTCGACGCCAACCACTCGCTCACCGGTCCGGTGGTCGTGCGCGGCGCGCAGCCCGGCGACGTCCTCGCCGTCGACATCCTCGAGGTGCAGCCGGATCCCGAGGGGGCCACCGCGGTCATCCCCGGGTTCGGCCTCCTCGCCGGCTACTTCGACGCGCCCTTCCTTGTGCGCTGGCGGATCGCCGACGGGGTCGCGCGCAGCGACGACCTGCCGGGGATCGCCATCCGTGCGCGCCCGTTCCTCGGCGCGATCGCGGTCGCCCCGTCGGCGCCGCTGCTCGCCCAGGCGCGCGAGCGCGAGGCGGCGCTCGCGCGCACCGGGGCGATGGTGCTCGGTCCCGAGCCGAACGCCGCCGTGCCGGGCGGCGCGATCGGCGCCGAGGGGCTGCGCACCATCCCGCCGCGCGAGAACGGCGGCAACCTCGACATCCGCCAGCTGACCGCGGGCAGCCTCCTGCTGCTCCCGGTGCACGTACCCGGGGCGCTGCTCTCGCTGGGCGACATCCACGTCGCGCAGGGCGACGGCGAGTCGTGCGGGACGGCGATCGAGGCCTCGGGCATCGCGCGCGTGCGCGTCGACCTGCGCGCGCCGGGCTCGGGCGGCTGGACGCCCCGCTTCCCCGCCTTCGAGCACACCGAGGAGCCCGCGCCGCGACCGCGCCGCTGGTTCGCCACCACCGGCATCCCGCTGACCGACGACGGCGAGAACGCCGGCCTGGACCTCCGGCTCGCGGCCCGCCGCGCGCTCGAGGAGCTCGTGGGGTGGCTCGTCGCCGAGCGGGGCCTGCGCGCCGAGCAGGCCTACGTGCTGGCGAGCGTCGCCGCCGACCTGCGCATCAGCCAGGCCGTCAACGTCCCGAACGGGATGGTCTCGGCGCTGCTGCCGCTCGACGTGTTCGAGGGCTGA
- a CDS encoding GAF domain-containing protein yields MSTESQPLTAALRDAALDALVGALREALDVGRCTLRLDRPGETFPVVHESRAPGVGTLIGETTVVLTGQPVVEAMLAGVPQVVQDDCATASDDPAFQRMLGVYGGMASQIVTAVRVDGELRGIVSLHQLGTARRWTAAETEAAARGAGLIGAVLAEAAR; encoded by the coding sequence ATGTCCACTGAGTCCCAGCCCCTGACCGCCGCGCTGCGCGACGCCGCGCTCGACGCGCTGGTCGGCGCCCTGCGCGAGGCGCTGGACGTCGGCCGGTGCACGCTGCGCCTCGACCGCCCGGGCGAGACCTTCCCCGTCGTCCACGAGTCGCGCGCCCCCGGGGTGGGGACGCTGATCGGCGAGACCACCGTGGTGCTGACCGGCCAGCCGGTGGTCGAGGCCATGCTCGCGGGCGTCCCGCAGGTCGTCCAGGACGACTGCGCGACGGCGTCCGACGATCCCGCCTTCCAGCGGATGCTCGGCGTCTACGGCGGCATGGCGTCGCAGATCGTCACCGCCGTGCGCGTCGACGGCGAGCTGCGCGGCATCGTCTCGCTGCACCAGCTCGGCACCGCGCGGCGGTGGACGGCCGCGGAGACGGAGGCGGCGGCCCGCGGCGCCGGCCTGATCGGCGCCGTCCTCGCGGAGGCGGCGCGATGA
- a CDS encoding hydantoinase/oxoprolinase family protein, protein MISLGVDVGGTNTDIILGGLESGVVVHKLPSTKDDPARATVQGTLEICELAAISPGDIELVLHGTTVATNALLEHDGGRTGMLTTEGFRDIIHIGRHQRPHNFSLMQDIPYQRWPLVERKHRKAVPERIVPPGEVAIPLDEERTVEAIRELRDWGVESVCVCFLFSFLNPSHEQRAGELIAEHFPEAEVSLSHEVIAQFREFERFTTTAVNAYLKPRVRRYLERLERGWRDAGVRCPIHVMQSNGGVAAIAEAASRAVNVLLSGPAAGVIAGRHVGRANGHEQLITLDIGGTSADISVIPGRLLELNPRDSAMGGYPILSPKLDVTAIGAGGGSIAWRDVGGAFNVGPRSAGADPGPACYGRGGTEPTVTDAHVVLGRIDPANFLAGRLPLDAGAARAAVERIAGEFGMGAEEAALAILAIVNANMVREVRVHSIRRGYDPRECALVAFGGAGPLHACEIAAELEIPTILLPPAPGITSAMGLLATDLKYDNVRTVGRMLDEADRDELEASFAAMEDELRARLEGHAGLTPVLRREAACRYAGQGYELAASCDELGDDWRRQIAESFHRQHHHEYGFEFRGDPIEIINLRVTATAEISTRPHTAVAEGGLDASEALTGMTEMVFPGAGGPRRESVAAYARDRLRAGNRLPGPAVVHEMDSTVVISPGWTGDVRPDGTIRLTTTEETSR, encoded by the coding sequence GTGATCAGCCTCGGCGTCGACGTCGGCGGGACGAACACCGACATCATCCTCGGTGGCCTCGAATCGGGCGTCGTCGTCCACAAGCTTCCATCCACGAAGGACGACCCGGCCCGGGCCACCGTGCAGGGCACGCTCGAGATCTGCGAGCTCGCGGCGATCTCCCCGGGCGACATCGAGCTCGTCCTCCACGGCACCACGGTCGCCACGAACGCGCTGCTCGAGCACGACGGCGGACGGACGGGGATGCTCACGACCGAGGGCTTCCGGGACATCATCCACATCGGCCGCCACCAGCGGCCACACAACTTCTCGCTCATGCAGGACATCCCGTATCAGCGCTGGCCGCTGGTCGAGCGCAAGCACCGCAAGGCGGTGCCGGAGCGGATCGTGCCGCCGGGCGAGGTCGCCATCCCGCTCGACGAGGAGCGCACCGTCGAGGCCATCCGCGAGCTGCGCGACTGGGGCGTCGAGTCGGTCTGCGTCTGCTTCCTGTTCTCGTTCCTCAACCCGTCGCACGAGCAGCGGGCGGGCGAGCTGATCGCCGAGCACTTCCCCGAGGCCGAGGTCTCGCTCTCGCACGAGGTCATCGCCCAGTTCCGCGAGTTCGAGCGCTTCACCACCACGGCGGTCAACGCGTACCTCAAGCCGCGCGTGCGCCGCTACCTCGAGCGCCTCGAGCGCGGCTGGCGCGACGCGGGCGTCCGCTGCCCGATCCACGTCATGCAGTCCAACGGCGGCGTCGCGGCGATCGCCGAGGCGGCGAGCCGCGCCGTGAACGTGCTGCTCTCCGGTCCCGCGGCCGGGGTCATCGCGGGCCGGCACGTCGGGCGCGCCAACGGCCACGAGCAGCTCATCACACTCGACATCGGCGGCACGTCGGCCGACATCTCCGTCATCCCCGGGCGGCTGCTCGAGCTCAACCCGCGCGACAGCGCGATGGGCGGCTATCCGATCCTCTCGCCCAAGCTCGACGTGACGGCGATCGGCGCCGGCGGCGGGTCGATCGCCTGGCGCGACGTCGGCGGGGCGTTCAACGTCGGCCCGCGCAGCGCGGGCGCCGACCCCGGCCCCGCGTGCTACGGGCGCGGCGGCACCGAGCCGACCGTCACCGACGCGCACGTCGTGCTCGGCCGCATCGACCCGGCGAACTTCCTCGCGGGCCGCCTGCCGCTCGATGCCGGCGCGGCCCGGGCCGCCGTGGAGCGCATCGCCGGGGAGTTCGGGATGGGCGCCGAGGAGGCCGCGCTGGCGATCCTGGCGATCGTCAACGCGAACATGGTGCGGGAGGTCCGCGTGCACTCGATCCGTCGCGGCTACGACCCGCGCGAGTGCGCGCTCGTCGCGTTCGGCGGCGCGGGTCCGCTGCACGCCTGCGAGATCGCCGCCGAGCTCGAGATCCCGACGATCCTGCTGCCGCCCGCGCCCGGGATCACGTCGGCCATGGGCCTGCTCGCCACCGACCTGAAGTACGACAACGTCCGCACCGTCGGGCGCATGCTCGACGAGGCCGACCGGGACGAGCTCGAGGCGAGCTTCGCGGCGATGGAGGACGAGCTGCGCGCCCGGCTCGAGGGCCATGCCGGCCTCACCCCGGTCCTGCGCCGCGAGGCGGCCTGCCGCTACGCCGGCCAGGGCTACGAGCTCGCCGCCTCCTGCGACGAGCTCGGCGACGACTGGCGCCGGCAGATCGCCGAGAGCTTCCACCGCCAGCACCACCACGAGTACGGCTTCGAGTTCCGCGGCGACCCCATCGAGATCATCAACCTGCGCGTCACGGCGACGGCGGAGATCTCCACGCGGCCGCACACCGCCGTGGCGGAGGGCGGGCTCGACGCCTCCGAGGCGCTCACCGGCATGACCGAGATGGTGTTCCCGGGCGCCGGCGGCCCGCGCCGCGAGTCGGTCGCCGCCTACGCGCGCGACCGCCTGCGCGCGGGAAACCGGCTCCCCGGCCCTGCCGTGGTGCACGAGATGGACTCGACGGTCGTGATCTCGCCCGGGTGGACCGGCGACGTCCGGCCCGACGGGACCATCCGCCTGACGACGACCGAGGAGACGAGCCGATGA